A genomic window from Solanum stenotomum isolate F172 chromosome 10, ASM1918654v1, whole genome shotgun sequence includes:
- the LOC125843090 gene encoding pectin acetylesterase 8-like encodes MTTFVLALLAFLAVFCTTHVLSNKHDSLYVNITILQSATAQGAVCLDGSPPAYHLDRGYGTGLRSWIIYLDGGSWCESIPDCLDRSTTSLGSSNHMKQRGFFAGVLHNTSKQNPEFHNWNRVRVKYCDGSSFTGDVEQVHSENKLYFRGARIFKAIMEDLWSKGMKSAENAILLGTSAGGLATILNCDKFKCLLSESAKVKCVADAAFFINSKTIYGTSYIQEMYRKIVNLHGSTKNLPSACTSVMEPSLCLFSQNVIPYIQTPLFIINSIYDSWQINNTLVPLFLDPQHAWTDCINNISRCTSSQLIIIQAFGVKFLKTFNKLPSCCTRGYFLTSCYSHGDLRFPTYWFSASSPRLLNKTIAEAVADWYFKRSGFQYEDPYPCARDCKL; translated from the exons ATGACAACATTTGTGTTGGCTTTGCTAGCATTTCTAGCAGTATTTTGTACAACTCATGTTCTCAGCAATAAACATGATTCTTTGTACGTTAATATCACAATACTCCAAAGTGCAACTGCCCAAGGTGCAG TATGTCTCGATGGAAGTCCACCAGCATATCATCTGGATAGGGGATATGGAACTGGACTTCGCAGCTGGATTATCTACTTGGAT GGAGGTAGTTGGTGCGAAAGTATCCCGGATTGCCTTGATCGTTCAACTACGTCCTTAGGTTCTTCCAACCATATGAAACAACGAGGTTTTTTCGCTGGTGTACTTCATAATACTTCTAAACAAAATCCAG AGTTTCATAATTGGAATAGGGTGAGGGTGAAGTATTGTGATGGTTCATCTTTCACTGGTGATGTTGAACAAGTTCACTCT GAGAACAAGTTGTATTTTAGAGGGGCAAGAATATTTAAGGCTATTATGGAAGATTTATGGAGCAAAGGAATGAAAAGTGCTGAAAAT GCAATTCTATTGGGAACATCAGCAGGTGGGTTGGCAACAATCTTGAACTGCGACAAATTTAAATGCCTCCTTTCAGAGAGTGCTAAAGTAAAATGTGTCGCAGATGCTGCCTTCTTTATCAATAG CAAGACAATCTATGGTACTTCATATATTCAAGAGATGTATCGGAAAATTGTTAACCTACAT GGATCAACTAAGAATTTGCCGTCAGCTTGCACGTCTGTAATGGAGCCAAGTCTG TGCCTTTTCTCTCAGAATGTTATTCCATACATTCAGACTCCACTTTTCATAATCAATTCAATTTATGATTCCTGGCAG ATTAATAACACTTTGGTTCCTCTATTCCTTGATCCTCAACATGCCTGGACGGATTGCATCAATAACATAAGTAGATGCACATCTAGCCAACTTATAATTATTCAAG CTTTTggagtgaagttcttgaagacaTTCAATAAACTACCCTCTTGTTGTACAAGGGGTTATTTCCTCACGTCTTGCTATTCTCATGGTGATCTTCGTTTTCCAACATATTGGTTCAGTGCTAGCTCTCCAAGGTTACTTAATAAG ACAATTGCAGAAGCTGTTGCGGATTGGTACTTTAAGAGATCAGGGTTTCAATATGAAGACCCTTACCCTTGTGCTAGAGATTGCAAATTATAA
- the LOC125841245 gene encoding pectin acetylesterase 8-like → MVTNFLFFFVYLLNFVTTESSLVNLTILQTAVAKGAVCLDGSPPAYHLDRGSGTGVNNWVISVEGGGWCQNVAQCLLRKNSKYGSSAKMENQVYFSGMLSNEQKFNPEFYNWNRVFVRYCDGGSFTGDVEAVDPGTGLHYRGARIFKAIMEELLAQGMNKSENAILSGCSAGGLTTILHCDNFRILLPNSVKVKCFSDAGYFVNIEDISGKPFIQQFFNDVVTLHGSAKNLPPSCTSKLEPGLCFFPQNAAQQIQKPLFIINSAYDGWQVRNILVPRGTDPKGAWNNCGANIKTCTPDQLKVLQGFRLNFLKALEGLGPSSTRGYYINSCFAHCQTQKQASWFGPNSPRLFNKTIAEAVGDWVLERNQFRQIDCPYPCDKTCG, encoded by the exons atGGTGAccaattttttgttcttttttgtttatttgctGAATTTTGTTACAACAGAAAGTTCCCTTGTTAATCTCACTATACTTCAAACTGCTGTTGCAAAAGGAGCTG TTTGTTTGGATGGAAGTCCACCAGCATATCATCTTGATAGAGGATCAGGTACAGGAGTGAATAATTGGGTAATATCAGTTGAG GGAGGTGGATGGTGCCAAAATGTTGCACAATGTCTTCTGAGGAAGAATAGCAAGTATGGCTCTAGTGCAAAAATGGAAAACCAAGTTTATTTCTCTGGGATGTTGAGTAATGAACAGAAATTTAATCCAG AATTTTACAATTGGAATAGAGTTTTTGTTAGATATTGTGATGGAGGATCCTTTACAGGAGATGTTGAAGCAGTTGATCCT GGTACTGGACTTCATTATAGAGGGGCAAGGATATTCAAAGCTATTATGGAGGAATTATTGGCCCAAGGAATGAATAAATCTGAAAAT GCTATACTCTCTGGATGTTCAGCAGGAGGATTGACAACAATTTTGCATTGTGACAATTTCAGAATTTTATTACCAAATAGTGTTAAAGTTAAATGTTTTTCAGACGCTGGCTATTTTGTTAACAT AGAGGATATTTCAGGGAAACCATTTATTCAACAATTCTTCAATGATGTTGTCACTTTACAT ggCTCGGCCAAGAATTTGCCTCCATCATGTACTTCAAAGTTGGAACCAGGTTTG TGCTTTTTCCCTCAAAATGCGGCTCAACAAATTCAAAAACCACTTTTCATTATAAATTCAGCATATGATGGTTGGCAG GTAAGGAACATTTTGGTGCCACGTGGTACCGATCCTAAGGGTGCATGGAATAACTGTGGAGCTAATATAAAAACTTGTACACCAGATCAGCTCAAAGTTCTTCAAG GTTTCAGATTGAACTTTTTAAAGGCATTGGAAGGTCTAGGGCCATCTTCAACAAGAGGATATTACATCAACTCTTGCTTTGCACATTGCCAAACTCAAAAACAAGCTAGTTGGTTTGGTCCCAATTCACCTAGATTATTCAACAAG ACAATAGCTGAAGCAGTAGGAGATTGGGTTCTGGAGAGAAATCAGTTTCGACAGATTGATTGCCCTTATCCTTGTGACAAAACATGTGGTTAA